The nucleotide window TGGCGTCGCAGGGTTTGGTGGTGACGGCGATTTTCATGTCGTTGGCACCGTCGAGGTATTTATGAATTACTTTGGCCATGTTCAGTGTTCCGCAGTGTAGGGATCCTGCTGATTCTATGACTTTTTCTGGGTCGGTTATTAGTGTGGGTACGGCATCGTAAAGATCAGCACCTTTTTTAACGGCGAGAACTGCATCTACTATCCCTTCTTCAAGTAAAAACTTAAGGATGGATGTTACTGCTCCACCACATTCTCCACTGGCTGCAATTTCTTCATCAGGGGATAAAGCATAATACATATCGTTTATTTGAACCATTTGATCACCCTATTTCTGCTTTATTTTTTCTCCAAGAGAAGGGGCCAAGTTCTTTGACCTGATCACTTACCATCTTCATTGTGTTGGCGAATTTTTCACCCTCTGAAGCAGATATCCAGTCGAGATGGAATCTTCCTTCTTCAAGGCCTAATGTCTTCATTACTGTTTTTAAAGCCGTTATACGGCGGTCACATGCGAAGTTTCCTCTGTCGTAGTGACAGTCTCCAAAGTGACATCCGGCAACCATTACTCCGTCAGCCCCTTCATCGAATGCTTTTAAGACAAAAAGAGGATTTATTCTACCTGAACACATTACTCTGATTATGCGCACGTTTGGCGGATATTGCATCCTTGCTGTACCTGCAGTGTCTGCTCCACCATAGGAACACCAGTTACAACAGAAAACTATTATTTTGGGGGTCCATTCCATATGATTATCTCCTTTTTTTTTATTGGTAATTATTTTTCATAAGCTCAATTTCAAACTCATATTTAATTAATAACAAACCACATTTTGCATTCTCTTTTTTGATTTAACTATATGCTGGGGGGATGATGTTCTTACCTGACTCTAATTTTTTTCCGGTGATTTTATTGAGCTAGTATTAGGTCAGAATTAAAGAATTATACAAATGCGGTTTGTTATATCTTGTAGCAATGCTTCAAGATCGTGATCAGTGACCTATCTGTGATCACCTTCTGTTTAGTTCTCCATGATGATTTTTTGTGAATGTTAAATGATAATTGTTTAAATAATAAAAAAGGTGGGAATTCCCACCTTAAATTTTTTATGGGTTTATTTTCCAGGTGCTGGGAAATAAGATAATGGTGGCATTTTATCATCCATTCCCCTGGTGAAACCATAGGTTTCCTGCAGTTTGAGGTTGATTTCATGCCAGATTTTTGCCAGTGGTATTTCAGCTGGGCATACTTCCTCGCACTGTCCACAGTTGGTGCAGGATTCCACCATGTGAATTAACCTTTCCATGTGGAACAGTGGTGATGGTGGGAGTTCTTTGCTCAGCCAGTCTGGACCATTATTGGACTCTAGACAGCAGTTTTCACAGTAACAGATTGGACAGGATTCCCTGCAACCGTAGCACTTGATGCATTTGTCGAATTCGTCCATGTACTGGGCCATTGTGGCAAATATTTCGCCTCTGGTTTCGTCGAAATCTTTGGCTTGCCATTTACCGGCTAATTTTGCCATGATCTTGTCAATATTAGCCCGTATTTCAACACCTTTGGGTATTGGTTCCTGGGTGTTGAGAGCTCCGGATTCTATGGCTTTGCCAAGAACATCGGCTCCTTTTTCGGAGAAAACTTCTACGAAGGTGGCTTTACCAGCTAGTGGTCCGATAACTCCCCAGTTACCCAGTGCGAGATCAGCCATACTTGGTATGTTGATTTCACATCTTCGGCAGTTGGTTCTTCGACCGTATCCGGCATCTTCCAGTTCGTCAATGCTTATTTCCTGTTCTTCGTTGTCTTTGGTTTCGATGATCAACTT belongs to Methanobacterium sp. Maddingley MBC34 and includes:
- a CDS encoding coenzyme F420-reducing hydrogenase, delta subunit (PFAM: Methyl-viologen-reducing hydrogenase, delta subunit) — translated: MEWTPKIIVFCCNWCSYGGADTAGTARMQYPPNVRIIRVMCSGRINPLFVLKAFDEGADGVMVAGCHFGDCHYDRGNFACDRRITALKTVMKTLGLEEGRFHLDWISASEGEKFANTMKMVSDQVKELGPFSWRKNKAEIG
- a CDS encoding coenzyme F420-reducing hydrogenase, beta subunit (PFAM: 4Fe-4S binding domain; Coenzyme F420 hydrogenase/dehydrogenase, beta subunit C terminus_SP), with protein sequence KIAVTTKPCDAMTLVELIKREEVDGDNILMVGVNCGGTMPPVKARQMIEKFYETDPDEVVKEEIAKGKLIIETKDNEEQEISIDELEDAGYGRRTNCRRCEINIPSMADLALGNWGVIGPLAGKATFVEVFSEKGADVLGKAIESGALNTQEPIPKGVEIRANIDKIMAKLAGKWQAKDFDETRGEIFATMAQYMDEFDKCIKCYGCRESCPICYCENCCLESNNGPDWLSKELPPSPLFHMERLIHMVESCTNCGQCEEVCPAEIPLAKIWHEINLKLQETYGFTRGMDDKMPPLSYFPAPGK
- a CDS encoding coenzyme F420-reducing hydrogenase, beta subunit (PFAM: Coenzyme F420 hydrogenase/dehydrogenase, beta subunit N-term), translating into MVQINDMYYALSPDEEIAASGECGGAVTSILKFLLEEGIVDAVLAVKKGADLYDAVPTLITDPEKVIESAGSLHCGTLNMAKVIHKYLDGANDMKIAVTTKPCDA